A section of the Metabacillus endolithicus genome encodes:
- a CDS encoding vWA domain-containing protein, with translation MKSNVTEIVFILDKSGSMAGLESDTIGGFNSMLKKQKKAVGEAFVTTALFNHHYELLHDRINVKGISPMTEEDYEVGGTTALLDAIGMSIQKIVNVQKHTSEDERADKVLFVITTDGMENSSCEYTPEKVKNMISQQKEKYGWDFIFLGANIDAISTAAKFGIDEDFAVDYHADNIGTQLNYESVSEAVVKLRSGKKIDRSWKEDIERDYHQRDRGTGSPSRS, from the coding sequence ATGAAAAGTAATGTAACAGAAATCGTATTTATCTTAGACAAAAGTGGTTCAATGGCAGGACTTGAATCAGACACAATTGGTGGCTTCAATTCGATGCTAAAAAAGCAAAAAAAAGCTGTAGGAGAAGCGTTCGTCACAACAGCTCTATTCAACCATCATTATGAACTATTGCACGATCGCATCAATGTAAAAGGGATATCTCCAATGACCGAAGAGGATTATGAGGTAGGAGGAACAACTGCATTATTAGATGCAATTGGGATGTCTATCCAAAAAATCGTAAATGTACAAAAACACACAAGTGAAGATGAACGAGCGGACAAGGTTCTATTCGTCATCACAACGGATGGAATGGAAAATAGCAGTTGTGAATATACTCCTGAAAAAGTAAAGAACATGATATCACAGCAAAAAGAGAAATATGGATGGGACTTCATCTTCCTAGGAGCGAATATTGATGCCATTTCAACTGCTGCAAAATTTGGTATAGATGAAGACTTTGCCGTTGACTATCATGCTGACAACATTGGAACACAGTTAAATTATGAATCTGTGAGTGAAGCCGTAGTAAAGCTGCGAAGTGGGAAGAAAATTGATCGAAGCTGGAAAGAAGATATTGAACGTGATTATCATCAACGGGACAGAGGGACAGGTTCACCGTCCCGTTCCTGA
- a CDS encoding DUF3784 domain-containing protein, with amino-acid sequence MGVASLIISIPFLIFAIILSKGKGASLLAGYNTMPDSEKAQYDEVAMCKFMGKIMYGISFSTLLFALSELLENQIIFIIGLILFLSLIIFALVYSNTGNRFKKKV; translated from the coding sequence ATGGGAGTAGCCAGTCTAATTATTTCAATACCGTTCTTAATTTTTGCTATCATCCTGTCAAAAGGAAAAGGGGCATCATTACTTGCAGGTTACAATACAATGCCTGACAGTGAAAAGGCTCAATACGATGAAGTAGCAATGTGTAAGTTTATGGGGAAAATTATGTATGGAATTAGCTTTAGCACATTATTATTTGCATTGAGTGAGCTGTTAGAAAACCAAATTATATTTATTATAGGTCTTATTTTATTTTTATCACTTATTATTTTTGCATTGGTTTATTCCAATACCGGAAACAGATTTAAAAAGAAAGTTTAA
- a CDS encoding macro domain-containing protein: MPLEIVRNDLTKMKVDAIVNAANTDLKMGGGVCGAIFQAAGIHELKHACNEIGACPVGEAVITDGFQLPAKYIVHTPGPIWKGGSHQEAVLLKSSYVNSLELAKKYECESIAFPLISTGIYGYPKEEALQIAVSTISTFLLHHDMLVYLVVFDKASFGLSQMLFKSINEYIDEHYVDEIESTFSRRFNMEQLQQSEAISDNVYKKQSEPITENSLLHLIEELDESFSERLLRLIDERGMTDVDTYKKANIDRRLFSKIRNAADYVPKKKTAIAFAIALQLNEIETNDLLSAAGYTLSRSSKFDVIVEFFIQQSNYDIHEINEALFAFDQPLLGA, translated from the coding sequence ATGCCATTAGAAATTGTACGTAACGATTTAACTAAGATGAAGGTAGATGCGATTGTAAATGCTGCAAATACAGATCTGAAAATGGGTGGAGGTGTTTGTGGAGCGATTTTTCAAGCTGCTGGTATTCATGAGCTGAAGCATGCTTGTAATGAAATAGGCGCGTGTCCTGTTGGAGAAGCAGTCATCACTGATGGATTTCAGTTACCTGCTAAATATATTGTTCATACACCAGGACCTATTTGGAAGGGTGGCTCCCATCAAGAAGCTGTTCTGTTGAAAAGCTCGTATGTAAATTCTCTAGAGCTAGCGAAAAAATATGAATGTGAGTCGATTGCTTTTCCACTCATCTCAACTGGCATTTACGGGTATCCAAAGGAAGAGGCATTACAAATCGCTGTTTCTACGATTAGTACCTTTTTATTGCATCATGACATGCTAGTTTATCTAGTAGTCTTTGATAAAGCTTCATTTGGGTTAAGTCAAATGCTGTTTAAATCGATCAATGAATATATTGATGAGCATTATGTTGACGAAATAGAGAGCACGTTTAGCCGGCGATTTAACATGGAACAACTGCAACAGTCTGAGGCCATATCAGATAATGTATATAAAAAACAGAGCGAGCCTATCACAGAAAATAGCTTACTACATCTAATAGAAGAACTCGATGAGTCATTTTCAGAACGTCTACTTCGATTGATTGATGAAAGAGGAATGACAGATGTTGACACTTATAAAAAAGCAAATATTGATCGTCGCTTGTTTTCAAAAATTCGAAATGCAGCTGATTATGTACCTAAAAAGAAAACAGCGATAGCCTTTGCGATAGCTTTACAACTAAATGAAATCGAAACAAACGATTTACTGTCTGCAGCAGGCTATACGCTGTCACGCAGTAGTAAATTTGATGTGATTGTTGAATTCTTTATCCAGCAAAGCAATTATGATATTCACGAAATTAATGAAGCCTTATTTGCTTTTGATCAGCCTTTATTAGGTGCTTAA
- a CDS encoding putative holin-like toxin, with amino-acid sequence MRMLTVFQTLMLMLAFAGLVLSIISFRDKK; translated from the coding sequence ATGCGTATGTTGACAGTATTTCAAACGTTAATGCTTATGCTAGCATTTGCAGGTTTGGTGTTGTCCATCATATCTTTTAGAGACAAAAAATAA
- a CDS encoding ABC transporter permease, protein MNIINKLTIRHLKENKRRTLVTIIGVIISVAMISAVATLSVSFLDLTIRENISQNGEWHVKYKDVNAKQLEAIEKDNETDKVMLSRDLGYAHFPDSKNESKPYLFIKEYNATAFKQFPIELSEGRLPNAENEIVVSEEIEKDASVEYKIGDQLTLDIGNRVSNNQEDGLDQSYSLTIDENGVAEELKIKSTETFTIVGKIKRPKWENSLAPGYTIISYVDKDVVSNADKADAIVLLKKVKGSLFKHAGKLAEQQGIESISYNTELLRFYGVTKNEGLFITLFSLAGIIMAVIIVGSVALIYNAFAISVSERSRHLGMLASVGATKKQKRNSVFFEGAIIGAISIPLGFLSGIGGMAVTFAFINSYLHDALNTSVKLKVIVTPASILVACVVSILTIFISTYLPAKRASKVSAIDALRQTQDVKLTRKAVKTSKFVRKLFGIEAEIGLKNLKRNKRRYQATVFSLVISIVLFLAVSFFTDNIKKSLELSQHDISYDIQVYGSGVDSEDLAPLANLDYVTDSILLNDVTVNAMIPVEMASKEIQQLAKEDDSVVKEGKYPYYATLHGLDQESFKEFANSIEADVEKLDNPNDPSAIIIEKIKYEDAESGKLIEEKTIHGEIGQMVDLHTFDYEGNGDQQFLNSIKIGALTDQVPMGVQTASLGGLDIIVTQETLDNLIRSNKQLQSEMNPYLYLNSSDPLGTQKALDEAISSNMYVYNVYERRQEQEQMVLMLSVFTYGFITLISLISIANIFNTISTSITLRKREFAMLRSVGMTPKGFNKMINYESIFYGIKSLTYGLPISAIVMYLMYLGLRQTFEYGFAVPWMSVAFVIVIIFVIVGLAMLYSIQKIKKENIIDGLKQESI, encoded by the coding sequence ATGAACATTATCAACAAATTAACAATACGACATCTCAAAGAAAACAAGCGAAGAACACTTGTTACCATTATTGGTGTGATCATTTCAGTTGCCATGATTTCAGCCGTTGCAACCCTAAGTGTTTCTTTTTTAGATTTGACCATTAGGGAAAATATCTCACAAAATGGTGAATGGCATGTTAAATATAAAGATGTGAATGCAAAACAACTTGAAGCAATTGAAAAGGATAATGAAACTGATAAGGTCATGTTATCTAGAGATCTTGGATATGCACACTTTCCAGATTCTAAAAATGAAAGTAAGCCTTATTTGTTTATAAAGGAATATAACGCAACTGCATTCAAGCAGTTTCCGATTGAGTTATCGGAAGGGCGTTTACCCAACGCTGAAAACGAGATTGTGGTCTCCGAGGAAATTGAAAAGGATGCGAGTGTAGAGTATAAGATTGGTGACCAGCTCACTCTTGATATCGGCAATCGCGTTAGCAACAATCAAGAAGATGGTCTTGACCAGTCTTATAGCTTGACGATAGATGAAAATGGAGTAGCTGAAGAACTCAAGATAAAATCAACAGAAACGTTTACCATCGTTGGTAAGATTAAACGTCCCAAATGGGAAAATTCATTAGCACCTGGCTACACCATCATAAGCTATGTTGATAAAGATGTAGTGAGCAATGCTGATAAAGCTGATGCAATTGTTTTGCTAAAGAAGGTCAAAGGCTCACTTTTTAAACATGCAGGAAAACTTGCCGAGCAACAAGGTATTGAATCTATTAGTTATAATACGGAATTGCTTCGCTTTTATGGTGTAACGAAAAATGAAGGATTATTTATTACATTATTCTCGCTTGCAGGAATAATCATGGCCGTTATTATAGTTGGTTCAGTCGCACTCATTTATAATGCGTTTGCCATTAGTGTCTCAGAACGTTCAAGACATTTAGGTATGCTTGCGAGTGTTGGGGCAACTAAAAAACAAAAGCGAAACTCTGTATTTTTTGAAGGAGCAATCATTGGGGCCATTAGTATTCCACTTGGCTTTCTTTCAGGTATTGGCGGGATGGCCGTCACATTTGCTTTTATTAACTCATATCTACACGACGCGCTTAATACGTCTGTAAAACTAAAGGTAATTGTTACACCGGCTTCGATACTAGTTGCTTGTGTTGTTTCTATCTTAACGATTTTTATCTCAACCTATCTTCCAGCAAAAAGAGCATCAAAAGTGTCAGCAATCGATGCACTTCGTCAAACACAGGATGTAAAATTAACACGAAAAGCTGTCAAAACATCAAAGTTTGTTCGCAAATTGTTTGGGATAGAAGCTGAAATTGGCCTAAAAAACCTAAAACGAAATAAACGAAGATATCAAGCCACCGTGTTTTCTTTAGTGATTAGTATTGTTCTGTTTTTAGCTGTGTCATTTTTTACAGACAATATTAAAAAGTCACTTGAACTGTCTCAACATGATATTAGCTATGATATTCAGGTATATGGATCTGGGGTTGATTCGGAAGACCTAGCACCACTGGCAAACCTTGACTATGTTACTGATTCGATTTTACTAAATGATGTAACCGTAAATGCTATGATCCCTGTAGAAATGGCTTCAAAAGAAATACAGCAGCTAGCAAAAGAAGATGATTCTGTTGTAAAGGAAGGAAAATACCCTTATTACGCAACGTTACATGGATTAGATCAAGAAAGTTTTAAAGAATTCGCCAACAGTATCGAGGCAGATGTTGAAAAACTTGATAATCCCAACGATCCTAGTGCCATTATTATTGAAAAGATAAAATACGAAGATGCTGAATCTGGAAAATTGATTGAAGAAAAGACCATTCATGGTGAAATTGGACAAATGGTAGATTTGCATACCTTTGATTATGAAGGAAATGGAGATCAGCAATTTTTGAATAGTATTAAGATCGGTGCGTTAACGGATCAAGTTCCAATGGGTGTTCAAACGGCTAGTTTAGGTGGACTTGATATCATTGTCACACAAGAAACGCTAGACAATCTTATTCGTTCTAATAAGCAACTACAGAGCGAAATGAATCCATACTTGTATCTGAATTCATCTGATCCACTTGGCACTCAGAAAGCATTGGATGAAGCTATTTCATCTAATATGTATGTTTATAACGTTTATGAAAGAAGGCAAGAACAAGAGCAAATGGTCCTTATGCTGTCAGTATTCACATACGGATTTATCACATTGATTTCATTAATATCGATTGCAAATATTTTTAATACCATCTCAACAAGCATCACACTTCGTAAACGTGAATTTGCCATGCTACGTTCAGTCGGCATGACACCAAAAGGTTTTAATAAAATGATTAACTACGAAAGTATTTTTTATGGAATTAAGTCATTAACCTACGGACTACCAATCAGCGCCATTGTCATGTATTTGATGTACCTGGGACTACGCCAAACCTTCGAATACGGCTTTGCGGTCCCTTGGATGAGCGTAGCCTTTGTCATCGTCATCATTTTCGTAATCGTTGGATTAGCCATGCTCTACAGCATCCAAAAGATTAAGAAAGAAAATATTATTGACGGATTGAAGCAGGAGAGTATTTAG
- a CDS encoding ABC transporter ATP-binding protein, with protein sequence MNILQIENLSKVYGKGDTAVKALDNVSFSVKKGEFVAIIGPSGSGKSTLLHLLGGVDRPSSGKVLIDNTDIYSLNETQLAIFRRRQIGLIYQFYNLIPILTVEENITLPMLLDEHKVDPEHLKKIITTLGLEKRLHHLPNQLSGGQQQRVSIGRALISNPAIMLADEPTGNLDSKNSGEIVELLKMFNKTYNQTLIVITHDERIALQADRVISIEDGRIAKDEVIRP encoded by the coding sequence ATGAATATTTTACAAATTGAAAATCTGTCTAAGGTATATGGCAAAGGTGACACAGCAGTTAAAGCACTAGATAATGTATCGTTTTCTGTGAAAAAAGGGGAGTTTGTGGCGATCATTGGTCCATCAGGCTCAGGGAAGTCAACGTTACTCCATCTTCTTGGTGGTGTTGATCGACCTTCTAGTGGGAAGGTGTTAATAGATAATACCGATATTTATAGTCTCAATGAAACGCAATTAGCCATTTTTAGAAGAAGACAAATTGGACTGATTTATCAGTTTTACAATTTGATTCCGATTTTAACAGTTGAAGAGAATATAACTCTGCCAATGCTATTAGATGAGCATAAGGTCGATCCAGAGCATTTAAAGAAGATTATTACAACATTAGGTTTAGAAAAAAGGTTACATCATTTACCAAATCAACTTTCTGGTGGTCAGCAGCAAAGGGTTTCAATAGGACGTGCTTTAATTAGTAATCCTGCGATTATGCTAGCGGATGAGCCTACTGGAAATTTAGATAGCAAAAACAGCGGTGAAATTGTTGAGCTTTTAAAAATGTTCAATAAAACGTATAACCAAACATTAATTGTCATTACACATGATGAACGTATTGCCCTACAAGCTGATCGTGTGATTTCAATTGAGGACGGAAGGATCGCAAAGGATGAGGTGATTCGTCCATGA
- a CDS encoding sensor histidine kinase: MLRNKEIQFFLVALIAITLLATIATFSLLSGQAATVVFLTSNLLIACSLFFTKWRYREIEKLSGYLRKISSGDYSLDVRDNYEGELSILKSDIYKVTLMLSEHHSLLQQDKVKLTNAISDISHQLKTPLTSMMVMSDLLGDTKLDEAKREEFTNNIRVQLERIEWLVSSLLKLSKIDAGTVPFKKDPIFVSELVEQAIQPVLVPMDIKQQTLNVTGDKEGSFIGDFNWTTEAIINILKNCVEHTQDGGEISISFTENALFTELILSDNGKGISKEDLPYIFKRFYKGKNAGEDSVGIGLAMAHSIIKSQHGDIEVKSEIGKGTTFIIKFYKQVI; encoded by the coding sequence ATGTTACGAAACAAAGAAATTCAATTTTTTTTAGTTGCTTTAATAGCTATAACGTTACTAGCAACCATCGCTACTTTTTCCCTGCTTTCTGGACAAGCAGCAACGGTGGTTTTTCTAACCTCAAATCTACTAATTGCCTGTAGTTTATTTTTCACAAAATGGAGATACCGGGAGATAGAAAAGCTATCAGGTTATTTACGTAAAATTTCAAGCGGTGATTATAGTCTGGATGTTCGTGATAATTATGAAGGTGAACTTAGTATTTTAAAGAGTGATATATATAAAGTAACATTAATGCTATCTGAGCACCACTCGTTGTTACAACAAGATAAAGTAAAGCTAACAAATGCCATTTCAGATATTTCTCACCAGCTAAAAACACCATTAACTTCGATGATGGTCATGTCAGATCTTTTAGGTGACACGAAGCTTGATGAAGCAAAGCGAGAAGAGTTCACGAATAACATTCGCGTGCAGCTTGAACGAATTGAATGGCTTGTATCTTCTTTATTAAAGCTCTCAAAAATTGACGCTGGAACCGTTCCTTTTAAAAAGGATCCTATTTTTGTTTCTGAATTAGTAGAACAAGCGATTCAACCTGTTTTAGTGCCAATGGATATTAAGCAGCAAACTCTTAACGTAACGGGTGATAAAGAAGGATCCTTTATTGGTGACTTCAACTGGACAACAGAGGCGATTATCAATATTTTAAAAAACTGTGTGGAGCATACACAGGATGGTGGAGAAATTTCCATATCGTTTACAGAAAATGCACTTTTTACGGAATTGATTCTCTCTGATAATGGCAAGGGAATTTCAAAAGAAGATTTACCTTACATATTCAAACGTTTTTACAAAGGTAAAAATGCAGGAGAAGATAGTGTTGGTATAGGACTAGCAATGGCACACAGTATTATTAAAAGTCAACATGGCGACATTGAAGTAAAAAGCGAAATCGGAAAAGGAACAACATTCATTATTAAGTTTTATAAACAAGTGATTTAG
- a CDS encoding response regulator transcription factor translates to MKILLVEDDKSIAMGLDYSLKQEGYETIVCYDTEQAKNVIAKQLNEVDLFLFDLSLPDGSGYELCELVKKRGDKPVIFLTALDDEVNVVMGLDMGADDYMTKPFRIRELFSRIRSVLRRYNKQSTTQAKNMFEIENIRINTLEGKVYKNGEEVLLTALEYRLLLIFANHIGQVLTRVQLLDRIWDVAGDFVNDNTLTVYIKRLREKLEDEPQNPTIIKTVRGMGYKVGD, encoded by the coding sequence ATGAAAATATTACTTGTCGAAGATGATAAATCAATTGCAATGGGCTTGGATTACTCATTAAAACAAGAAGGATATGAAACGATTGTTTGCTATGATACTGAGCAGGCAAAAAATGTGATTGCAAAGCAATTAAATGAGGTAGATTTGTTTTTGTTTGATTTGTCTTTGCCAGATGGAAGTGGCTATGAGCTATGTGAGTTAGTGAAGAAACGTGGAGATAAGCCTGTCATCTTTTTAACTGCCTTGGATGATGAAGTGAATGTCGTAATGGGGCTTGATATGGGTGCGGATGATTATATGACAAAACCGTTTCGTATTCGTGAGTTATTCTCTAGAATTCGATCCGTGCTTCGCCGTTACAATAAACAATCAACAACTCAAGCAAAAAATATGTTTGAAATTGAAAATATTCGGATCAATACACTAGAAGGAAAGGTGTACAAAAACGGGGAAGAAGTGCTCCTCACTGCGTTGGAATACCGTCTTCTTTTGATCTTTGCAAATCATATTGGACAAGTCCTCACCCGAGTACAACTGCTTGACCGAATTTGGGACGTAGCAGGAGACTTTGTGAATGATAATACCTTGACGGTTTACATAAAAAGACTACGAGAAAAGCTAGAGGACGAGCCGCAAAACCCAACCATTATCAAGACAGTTCGTGGCATGGGCTATAAGGTTGGTGACTAG
- a CDS encoding MazG nucleotide pyrophosphohydrolase domain-containing protein, whose amino-acid sequence MKKLQEFSKQYQEEMNWQIKTDDYERTKSSLLNNYMLLTTEVAEIAEELRKAFNMTNTMINDGMSEDQAFEIAKDSIKKELGKEFADCLAYITKFANYFEIDLEESFYLKMDEVQNRKNKDVAIVKK is encoded by the coding sequence ATGAAAAAACTACAAGAATTTTCAAAACAATACCAAGAGGAAATGAATTGGCAAATTAAAACAGATGATTACGAAAGAACAAAGTCATCACTATTAAATAATTACATGCTGCTAACAACAGAAGTTGCAGAAATAGCAGAAGAATTGCGCAAAGCCTTCAATATGACAAATACAATGATCAATGACGGAATGTCAGAAGATCAAGCGTTTGAAATAGCGAAAGACAGTATAAAAAAGGAACTAGGGAAAGAATTTGCTGATTGTCTTGCATACATCACGAAGTTTGCAAATTACTTTGAAATTGATTTAGAGGAAAGCTTTTATCTGAAAATGGATGAAGTTCAAAACAGAAAAAATAAAGACGTTGCTATCGTGAAAAAATAA
- a CDS encoding HAD family hydrolase — protein sequence MNTYIFDVDDTLYDQAQSFHKTVRKLFQEPLKDEEIDQLYKASRKYSEILFDQSEAGEISQFEWQTGRIIAACKDFNIPIDTEKAAIFHETYVAEQNNITLFPEVEELLNLLYRDGKQLGILTNGEEKHQAMKIEQLGLNRWIPAEKTFISGSIGHAKPKREVFEFIEQKMDLDQSKTVYIGDNFEKDIIGAKQAGWHAIWMNHRKKGLAADAVYKPDYEVHSAKELLYLFSENS from the coding sequence ATGAATACATACATTTTTGACGTCGATGATACACTATACGACCAAGCCCAATCTTTTCATAAAACGGTAAGAAAGCTGTTCCAGGAACCATTAAAAGATGAAGAAATTGATCAATTATATAAAGCTAGTCGAAAATATAGTGAGATCTTATTTGATCAAAGTGAAGCGGGAGAAATATCTCAATTTGAATGGCAGACAGGACGAATAATTGCTGCTTGTAAAGACTTTAACATTCCAATAGATACGGAAAAAGCAGCCATTTTTCATGAAACATACGTTGCTGAACAAAACAATATTACATTGTTTCCGGAAGTGGAAGAATTACTGAATCTTCTTTACAGAGATGGGAAACAGCTTGGAATTCTTACGAATGGTGAAGAAAAACATCAAGCCATGAAAATAGAGCAGCTCGGTCTTAATCGCTGGATACCTGCAGAAAAGACGTTTATTTCTGGAAGTATTGGCCACGCGAAACCAAAAAGAGAAGTGTTTGAATTTATTGAACAGAAAATGGACCTCGATCAAAGCAAAACGGTATATATCGGGGACAATTTTGAAAAAGATATAATTGGAGCAAAGCAAGCAGGCTGGCATGCAATTTGGATGAATCATCGAAAGAAGGGGTTAGCAGCAGATGCTGTCTATAAACCCGATTATGAGGTACATAGTGCTAAAGAGCTGTTATACTTGTTTAGTGAAAACTCGTGA
- a CDS encoding molybdopterin oxidoreductase family protein: protein MAWKSSREDMNVYTQGEIDRWVYSTCNICSNGCGCFVAVKDDQIVGIKGNKQYPTNQGRLGPKGENQWWANNSTDRLTSPLIRNKQGVLVKASWDDALALLVEKTTELVRHVGPKSLGFYHTGQAYLEEYYTIAKVMKAGLGMHNIDANTRLCTATAEWSLIQSFGSDGPPACMEDIDITEVIVIIGLNMSETNTVMWERVLEAKRNNGTKLIVIDPRQTLTQRFADLSLYPKSGTNVALLNGIIHLLITHGWIDSSFIEKHTIGFDSLKNTALAYRPEVVENITGVSKDELYECARLIGTSQSTLTLLLQGVYQSMDATPAATLVNSMHLIMGKIGKPGSGPFQQDGQPSAMSNREVGGAVFYPGYRNSSNPNHIREMEELWNLPFGTLPVGPVTHIMNMLELIENGAIQMMWVMATNPVVTLPNRDRVIKLLKKVFLVVQDPFLSETAELADLVLPTAIWGEKEGTMTNLERRVNVLRKAVSAPSGLPSDFELLLEFARRMNLRDRHGNPLITYQTPEEAFNEWKLISKGRPCDMSGMTYEKMEELGGIQWPCNEHYPQGKKRLYTDGHFHTNVDDAHSYGKLLETGRARTRKEFNDLEANGRAILYGFHWNPAPEHPNQEYPFSLNNGRLVYHWHTRTKTGRAPILQMAAPESYAEIHPIDAKTLSLETGDYVRITTKRGSISVLARIVDSVMPGSVFIPFHFGALTEDEAANILTVDIWDQVSKQPRFKAGACKVEKLLEKK, encoded by the coding sequence ATGGCCTGGAAAAGCAGCAGAGAAGATATGAACGTTTATACACAAGGTGAAATTGATCGATGGGTGTATTCGACCTGTAATATATGCTCCAACGGCTGTGGTTGTTTTGTGGCAGTAAAAGACGACCAAATCGTAGGCATAAAAGGGAATAAGCAATATCCCACTAACCAAGGAAGACTAGGACCAAAGGGAGAGAATCAATGGTGGGCAAATAACAGTACCGATCGATTAACGAGCCCGCTTATTCGTAATAAGCAAGGGGTGTTAGTAAAAGCCTCCTGGGATGATGCGTTAGCTCTATTAGTTGAAAAAACGACGGAACTCGTCCGTCATGTTGGCCCCAAGAGCCTCGGCTTTTATCATACCGGACAGGCATATCTAGAAGAATATTATACGATTGCAAAAGTGATGAAGGCAGGCTTAGGTATGCATAACATCGATGCCAATACCCGTCTTTGTACGGCTACCGCCGAGTGGTCGCTTATTCAATCGTTTGGTTCAGACGGACCTCCAGCCTGCATGGAAGACATTGATATAACAGAAGTGATTGTCATTATTGGTCTTAATATGAGCGAAACGAATACAGTTATGTGGGAAAGAGTTCTCGAAGCTAAAAGAAATAATGGTACGAAGCTAATTGTCATTGATCCGCGACAGACTCTTACGCAGCGTTTTGCTGATTTATCTCTCTATCCTAAAAGTGGAACGAATGTTGCTTTATTGAATGGTATCATTCACTTACTCATTACACATGGATGGATTGATAGTAGCTTTATCGAAAAACACACAATTGGTTTTGATAGCTTAAAAAATACAGCCTTAGCATACAGACCGGAAGTAGTAGAGAACATTACGGGTGTATCAAAAGACGAGCTATACGAGTGTGCAAGATTAATAGGTACATCGCAGTCGACCTTGACACTTCTGTTACAGGGAGTTTATCAAAGCATGGATGCCACACCGGCTGCCACTTTAGTCAATTCAATGCACTTGATCATGGGGAAAATCGGAAAGCCAGGTTCCGGGCCGTTTCAGCAAGACGGACAGCCTAGTGCCATGTCTAACCGAGAAGTAGGTGGTGCCGTGTTTTATCCGGGCTACCGTAACTCTTCCAACCCGAATCATATACGAGAAATGGAAGAGTTGTGGAATCTTCCGTTCGGTACACTTCCTGTTGGTCCTGTAACTCATATTATGAATATGCTTGAACTGATAGAAAACGGAGCGATCCAAATGATGTGGGTTATGGCAACAAATCCAGTCGTGACCCTGCCGAATCGTGACCGGGTCATCAAGCTGTTAAAAAAAGTATTTCTCGTTGTCCAAGATCCGTTCTTAAGTGAAACAGCAGAACTAGCGGATCTCGTACTGCCAACAGCTATATGGGGTGAAAAGGAAGGGACGATGACGAATTTAGAGCGAAGGGTAAATGTACTCAGAAAGGCTGTTTCAGCTCCGAGCGGACTGCCATCAGATTTTGAATTGCTGCTGGAGTTTGCCAGACGTATGAATCTTAGAGATCGGCACGGGAATCCTCTAATAACTTATCAAACTCCTGAAGAAGCATTTAATGAATGGAAGCTTATCTCAAAGGGGCGTCCCTGTGATATGTCGGGCATGACTTATGAGAAAATGGAGGAGCTTGGAGGTATCCAATGGCCGTGTAATGAGCACTACCCCCAAGGAAAAAAACGTTTGTATACGGATGGTCATTTTCATACAAATGTTGATGATGCTCACTCATATGGAAAATTACTAGAAACAGGAAGAGCAAGAACGAGAAAAGAGTTTAACGATCTAGAGGCTAATGGGCGAGCTATCCTTTACGGATTTCATTGGAATCCAGCACCAGAGCATCCTAATCAAGAATATCCATTTTCCTTAAACAACGGTCGATTGGTGTATCACTGGCATACTCGAACGAAAACAGGAAGAGCACCAATTTTACAAATGGCAGCCCCAGAATCGTATGCCGAAATTCATCCTATTGACGCGAAAACACTATCATTAGAAACAGGTGACTACGTTAGAATAACGACCAAACGAGGTTCAATTAGCGTACTTGCAAGAATTGTAGACTCGGTCATGCCAGGTTCGGTGTTCATCCCGTTTCATTTTGGAGCATTAACGGAAGATGAAGCTGCTAATATCCTTACGGTCGATATTTGGGATCAAGTATCCAAGCAGCCGCGATTTAAAGCTGGCGCCTGTAAAGTTGAAAAATTACTAGAAAAGAAATAA